One Faecalispora anaeroviscerum genomic window carries:
- a CDS encoding helix-turn-helix domain-containing protein: MFVIKLFGLTALLDHYSTVKLHIQYKYQILSEVKEIMVDYLDIGKRIRKTRTAKGITQEKLAELICTGTTHVSHIETGNTIPSLKTFIAIVNALEVSPDELLCGNIDHTSYVFQNEITKITADCTAKEIRVIAETITSLKASMRKTFSEAKK, translated from the coding sequence TTGTTCGTTATTAAATTATTTGGTCTAACTGCTCTTTTAGACCATTATAGCACGGTCAAACTGCACATACAATACAAGTATCAAATTTTATCGGAGGTAAAAGAGATCATGGTGGACTACCTTGATATTGGAAAGCGAATTCGTAAAACGCGAACCGCAAAAGGAATTACACAAGAGAAATTAGCGGAACTCATATGCACCGGTACAACGCACGTCAGCCATATTGAAACAGGGAACACGATCCCCAGCTTAAAAACCTTCATCGCTATTGTTAATGCGTTGGAGGTTTCACCGGATGAACTGCTTTGCGGAAATATTGATCATACAAGTTATGTCTTTCAAAATGAGATCACAAAAATTACCGCCGACTGTACAGCGAAGGAAATCCGTGTAATTGCGGAAACAATCACGAGCCTGAAAGCCTCTATGAGAAAGACGTTTAGCGAAGCAAAAAAGTAA
- a CDS encoding HD-GYP domain-containing protein, producing MNLEDCLMFGRAAFFHDIGKLWVDSSILEKPDKLLPEEVLIVQQHPIYGKDILESLKLNSNSFQDERFLRLAVSAALGHHERWDGRGYPFGIKGRDIPIVARITSICDAFDAIISGRPYRHKRSADEAFCEIARCANTQFDPVLSDLFLQNKDLILKAVWAQMQHV from the coding sequence ATGAATTTGGAAGACTGCCTGATGTTTGGGCGAGCCGCTTTTTTCCACGATATCGGGAAGCTGTGGGTGGATAGCTCTATTTTGGAAAAACCGGATAAGCTGTTGCCGGAAGAAGTATTGATTGTACAGCAGCATCCGATCTATGGGAAGGATATTTTGGAATCCTTAAAGCTGAATTCCAATAGCTTTCAGGATGAACGATTTCTTCGTTTGGCAGTATCAGCGGCGCTGGGCCACCACGAGCGGTGGGATGGCCGGGGGTATCCCTTTGGAATAAAAGGCCGGGATATTCCCATTGTGGCCAGGATCACTTCGATTTGTGACGCTTTTGATGCCATTATCAGCGGGCGGCCTTATCGCCATAAGCGATCTGCGGATGAAGCGTTCTGCGAAATTGCAAGGTGTGCGAATACCCAGTTCGATCCCGTCCTTTCGGATTTGTTCCTGCAAAACAAAGATTTGATCCTGAAAGCAGTATGGGCGCAGATGCAGCACGTTTAG